The following are from one region of the Petrotoga mobilis SJ95 genome:
- the arsB gene encoding ACR3 family arsenite efflux transporter, with translation MKKSENTGISFFEKYLTVWVILCMIAGVLIGRFLPGIPEFLGRFEYANVSIPIAILIWFMIYPMMLKVDFQSIKNVGKNPKGLFVTWVINWLIKPFTMFGIAWLFFFVIFKTLIPVELAQEYLAGAILLGAAPCTAMVFVWSHLTNGNAAYTVVQVATNDLIILVAFTPIVAFLLGVGGVSIPWDTLILSVVLFVVIPLVGGVITRNYITRKHGLEYLQNQFIPKFGNVTTIGLLLTLIIIFSFQGDVILANPLHIILIAIPLIIQTFLVFFIAYFSSKALKLPHDIAAPASMIGASNFFELAVAVAISLFGTQSPAALATIVGVLTEVPVMLILVKIANSTKEWFKYA, from the coding sequence ATGAAAAAAAGCGAAAATACAGGGATCAGTTTTTTTGAAAAATATCTTACAGTGTGGGTTATCTTGTGCATGATTGCAGGTGTACTGATTGGTAGATTCCTTCCTGGAATTCCTGAGTTTCTCGGACGCTTCGAGTATGCCAATGTATCCATACCGATTGCCATACTCATCTGGTTCATGATCTATCCCATGATGCTGAAGGTCGATTTTCAAAGTATTAAGAACGTGGGCAAAAATCCAAAAGGGCTTTTTGTAACATGGGTGATAAACTGGCTCATCAAGCCTTTCACTATGTTCGGAATCGCCTGGTTATTTTTCTTTGTAATTTTCAAAACACTTATCCCTGTAGAGCTTGCCCAGGAGTATCTGGCAGGCGCCATACTTCTGGGAGCTGCACCTTGTACTGCAATGGTATTCGTATGGAGCCATCTGACAAATGGCAATGCTGCGTATACTGTGGTGCAGGTTGCAACTAATGATTTGATTATCCTTGTTGCTTTCACTCCGATCGTAGCATTCCTACTTGGAGTCGGAGGTGTATCTATTCCATGGGACACGTTGATTCTTTCGGTAGTTTTGTTCGTTGTCATTCCACTTGTAGGCGGAGTGATAACTCGGAACTATATTACCCGCAAGCACGGCCTGGAGTATCTTCAAAACCAATTTATTCCGAAGTTCGGAAATGTCACAACCATTGGACTTCTTTTAACATTAATCATCATTTTTTCATTCCAAGGCGATGTAATTCTTGCTAACCCTCTACACATAATTCTGATTGCAATACCCTTGATCATACAAACATTCCTTGTTTTTTTCATAGCCTATTTTTCAAGTAAGGCGTTAAAACTGCCGCATGATATTGCTGCACCGGCCAGTATGATTGGAGCGTCAAATTTCTTTGAACTTGCTGTCGCTGTTGCGATCTCTCTTTTCGGTACACAAAGTCCTGCCGCTCTTGCAACAATAGTTGGTGTTCTAACTGAGGTCCCTGTTATGTTGATACTTGTAAAGATTGCAAATAGTACAAAAGAATGGTTCAAGTATGCATAA
- a CDS encoding ArsR/SmtB family transcription factor gives MATIYKEQAKVFKAFCDETRLRILQLLRSGEKCACVLQEQLNLRQSRLSYHMKILVESGVVESRKEGKWTYYTISEKGSAYAATLLKRLTTPKAVKEGNNCCKTQPSNNNFKTEKHIKII, from the coding sequence TTGGCAACTATTTATAAGGAACAGGCAAAGGTATTTAAAGCGTTTTGCGATGAAACACGTCTGCGAATACTGCAACTACTTCGCAGCGGTGAAAAGTGTGCATGTGTTTTGCAAGAACAGCTGAACTTGAGGCAGTCGAGACTTTCCTACCACATGAAAATTCTGGTTGAATCAGGTGTTGTAGAGAGCAGGAAGGAAGGGAAATGGACGTACTACACAATTAGTGAGAAGGGCAGTGCCTATGCGGCTACTTTGCTCAAAAGGCTGACAACCCCTAAAGCGGTTAAAGAAGGAAACAATTGCTGTAAAACCCAGCCATCTAATAATAATTTTAAAACAGAAAAACACATCAAAATTATTTGA
- a CDS encoding MFS transporter, translated as MYSILLVIIYISFISLGLPDALLGSAWPSMYTTLNVPVSYAGIISMIISGGTIFSTLFSGKSIYKLGTGKLTAISVGMTAIALFGFSVSTSFWHLCLWGIPYGLGAGSVDAALNNFVALHYKARHMNWLHCFWGVGATLGPYIMGILLTNGFKWNSGYFTISLIQIVLTSVLFFTLPLWKEKKTDNKTKEGEYKNYSLKDVVALPGAMSIMIAFFSYCALEATTGLWAASYLVLNRGISAEIAAKWAASFYFGITIGRFISGFITFKMNNKNMIRLGQGIIILGLLLLILPFSNYTAFIGLILIGLGCAPIYPSLMHSTPTNFGKDVSHSIIGVQMASAYLGITLMPPLFGFLQEHFDIRLYPIYLIILAFLMIVMVENANNLFLRKPVINSNP; from the coding sequence ATGTATTCTATCTTACTAGTGATTATCTATATTTCATTCATCAGTCTTGGATTGCCAGATGCTCTTTTAGGGTCAGCCTGGCCAAGCATGTATACAACATTAAACGTGCCCGTATCGTATGCAGGAATTATATCAATGATCATCTCTGGAGGAACTATTTTTTCAACATTGTTCAGCGGAAAGTCTATTTATAAACTTGGTACTGGGAAATTAACCGCAATAAGCGTTGGAATGACTGCTATAGCGTTGTTTGGTTTTTCTGTCTCAACTTCTTTTTGGCATTTGTGTTTGTGGGGGATACCTTACGGTTTAGGTGCAGGAAGTGTTGATGCAGCACTTAACAATTTTGTTGCCCTCCATTACAAAGCCAGGCATATGAACTGGTTACATTGCTTTTGGGGAGTTGGAGCTACACTTGGCCCATATATTATGGGAATATTGTTAACTAATGGTTTTAAATGGAATTCAGGATATTTTACTATTTCGTTAATTCAGATTGTTTTAACCTCTGTACTATTTTTTACTTTGCCGCTGTGGAAAGAGAAGAAAACAGATAACAAAACCAAAGAAGGAGAATACAAAAATTATTCTTTAAAAGATGTTGTTGCCTTACCTGGGGCAATGTCTATTATGATCGCTTTTTTCTCTTATTGTGCTTTAGAGGCAACCACTGGTTTGTGGGCGGCAAGTTATTTAGTACTAAATAGAGGTATATCTGCTGAAATAGCAGCCAAATGGGCTGCTTCATTTTATTTCGGAATTACAATAGGAAGGTTTATATCCGGATTTATAACTTTCAAAATGAATAATAAAAATATGATACGTTTGGGGCAAGGGATCATCATTTTAGGATTGTTACTATTGATTCTTCCCTTTAGCAATTATACGGCATTTATAGGCCTTATTCTCATAGGTTTAGGTTGTGCACCGATATATCCAAGTTTGATGCATTCAACACCAACTAATTTTGGTAAGGATGTTTCACATTCCATTATAGGGGTACAGATGGCTTCTGCATATCTTGGAATAACTCTTATGCCACCCTTGTTTGGATTTTTGCAAGAACATTTTGATATAAGGTTATACCCCATATATTTGATTATATTAGCCTTTCTTATGATAGTCATGGTGGAAAACGCAAATAATTTATTTTTGAGAAAGCCCGTGATCAATAGTAACCCCTGA
- a CDS encoding AAA family ATPase yields MPTTKVELDIKLLPYEQGFFDDNFCSNDASLLKIRYLQTIKEAYPTIVNEDSNESIPKPLIKKINFLKYETTSVPSRELRLDSQKVAGLLINGIIERFISDSVPTFLNDEKVNKLTDFINSHLGKIRSFHDYFIKATIAPNPTEMLMSLFYLSDGDRKIESTGSGVQYLAMASINILRQIMELYRSKSTPFEEHLYSDDKGKKLMPLVLSIDEPEVHLHLYLQRSLIGYYKRILQNQDAEFTELLKSCFGIDGIDGQLIIVTHSTDALLGDYRNLIRFYKEGDKTAVVSCGAN; encoded by the coding sequence TTGCCAACTACGAAAGTCGAACTGGACATCAAATTGCTTCCCTACGAGCAGGGTTTTTTTGACGACAACTTCTGTTCAAATGATGCTTCCTTGCTGAAAATTCGTTATCTTCAGACCATCAAGGAAGCATATCCAACAATCGTTAACGAAGACTCAAACGAGAGCATACCGAAGCCGCTGATCAAAAAAATCAACTTTCTGAAGTACGAGACCACGTCTGTCCCAAGTAGAGAATTACGCCTTGATTCGCAAAAGGTAGCAGGACTTCTCATAAATGGAATCATCGAGCGATTTATTTCCGATAGTGTTCCAACATTTCTGAATGATGAGAAAGTGAATAAGCTGACGGATTTTATCAACAGTCATCTAGGCAAAATCCGCAGCTTCCACGACTACTTCATCAAGGCAACCATTGCCCCAAATCCAACAGAAATGCTGATGAGCCTTTTCTATCTCTCTGATGGTGATAGGAAAATTGAGTCGACAGGAAGCGGTGTCCAGTATCTGGCGATGGCTTCGATAAACATACTGCGCCAGATAATGGAGTTATACAGAAGTAAGTCCACTCCGTTTGAGGAACACCTATATAGCGACGACAAAGGCAAAAAACTGATGCCACTCGTATTGTCGATTGACGAACCAGAAGTCCACCTTCACCTGTACTTACAACGGTCGCTCATCGGCTACTACAAGAGAATTCTGCAGAATCAAGATGCTGAATTCACCGAGCTTTTGAAGAGTTGCTTTGGTATAGATGGCATAGACGGACAGTTAATTATCGTCACACACTCAACGGACGCATTGCTTGGGGATTACCGTAACCTTATACGTTTTTACAAGGAAGGTGATAAAACGGCGGTAGTCAGCTGTGGAGCGAACTGA
- a CDS encoding AAA family ATPase, translated as MRIISVKISNYRNIDGISVCFNPDCNYIVGENNLGKSNFLSLLDTVCSGKGFEEADFANYESRTGHQIASLRAGFF; from the coding sequence ATGAGGATAATTTCTGTTAAAATTTCAAATTACAGGAACATCGACGGCATATCCGTCTGCTTCAACCCGGACTGTAATTATATTGTTGGTGAAAACAATTTGGGCAAAAGTAACTTCTTATCTCTTCTTGACACTGTATGCAGTGGCAAGGGGTTTGAAGAAGCGGATTTTGCCAACTACGAAAGTCGAACTGGACATCAAATTGCTTCCCTACGAGCAGGGTTTTTTTGA
- a CDS encoding phage holin family protein, with the protein MKTVWNWGQAVFTAIGGFLGWFLGGLDGFLYALVAFVAIDYVTGVMCAIIDRKLSSEVGAKGIFKKVLIFVLVGVGHIIDSQVLVSGGAIRTAVIFFYLSNEGISILENAAHIGLPIPEKLKNALEQLHGRSIEEDEKK; encoded by the coding sequence ATGAAAACAGTATGGAACTGGGGGCAGGCGGTTTTTACTGCTATTGGCGGATTTCTTGGCTGGTTTCTTGGAGGGCTGGATGGATTTTTATATGCTCTCGTCGCTTTTGTGGCCATTGACTATGTGACCGGCGTGATGTGTGCCATTATAGACAGAAAGCTTTCAAGTGAAGTCGGAGCCAAGGGCATCTTCAAGAAGGTGCTTATTTTTGTGCTGGTGGGTGTGGGACACATCATCGACAGCCAGGTGCTCGTAAGCGGCGGGGCAATCCGGACAGCGGTCATCTTCTTTTACTTGAGCAACGAGGGCATTTCAATACTGGAAAATGCAGCACATATAGGACTGCCCATTCCTGAAAAGCTGAAGAACGCGCTGGAACAACTGCATGGCCGCTCAATTGAGGAGGATGAGAAGAAATGA
- a CDS encoding N-acetylmuramoyl-L-alanine amidase, with translation MKLFTKYMTRNDCYTAGRKITPKGIMVHSTAVPGVMAAEWFSRWNKSYKAGDINRQVCVHAFVDDKEVWQYLPWDHRRWHAGGAANNTHIGFEICEPAGFSYKSGSVMVGYDAAKQEDYFRKAWQNAVELCVMLCKKYGLNENDIICHSEGYKLGIASNHADVMHWFPKHGENMDTFRKAVKKALENSTDINTDIGIGDMVEFKVSVKNYYPGSVEVPTWVKNDYYHRVTQTLYKGKPVIKGGKECVLLGKKVKKSGGQEIAGINTWVAKENLVIVNSIPDNKCNRTYTVQKGDTLWRIAEKELGRGTRYPEIKKLNGLTSDTIYPGQVLKLPE, from the coding sequence ATGAAGCTTTTTACAAAGTACATGACGCGAAACGACTGCTATACGGCAGGTCGGAAAATCACGCCTAAAGGAATCATGGTACATTCGACGGCTGTGCCGGGCGTAATGGCGGCTGAGTGGTTTTCCCGTTGGAACAAATCTTACAAGGCCGGCGATATAAATAGGCAGGTATGTGTTCACGCTTTTGTAGACGATAAAGAGGTTTGGCAATACCTGCCTTGGGATCATCGCAGGTGGCATGCGGGAGGAGCAGCCAACAATACCCATATTGGCTTTGAAATCTGTGAGCCTGCTGGGTTTTCGTATAAATCCGGGTCGGTAATGGTGGGTTATGATGCAGCAAAGCAGGAAGATTATTTCCGTAAAGCGTGGCAGAATGCTGTTGAACTCTGCGTTATGCTCTGCAAGAAGTACGGTCTTAATGAGAATGACATCATCTGCCACTCCGAGGGATATAAGCTCGGTATTGCCAGCAACCATGCTGATGTGATGCACTGGTTCCCCAAGCATGGGGAGAATATGGACACTTTCCGTAAAGCAGTAAAAAAAGCGCTGGAGAACAGTACAGATATCAATACTGATATTGGAATTGGAGATATGGTGGAGTTTAAGGTCAGTGTAAAGAATTACTACCCCGGCAGTGTGGAAGTTCCAACGTGGGTCAAAAATGACTATTACCACAGGGTCACACAGACTTTATACAAAGGCAAGCCGGTCATAAAAGGCGGCAAAGAATGTGTTTTGCTTGGCAAAAAGGTTAAGAAATCCGGCGGTCAAGAGATTGCAGGCATAAACACTTGGGTAGCAAAAGAAAACCTTGTAATTGTAAACAGCATTCCTGATAACAAGTGCAATAGAACCTATACAGTGCAAAAAGGCGATACCTTATGGAGAATAGCGGAAAAAGAACTCGGTAGAGGAACAAGATATCCGGAGATTAAGAAACTCAATGGTCTGACTTCAGATACTATTTACCCCGGACAAGTTCTCAAATTGCCGGAATAA
- the ltrA gene encoding group II intron reverse transcriptase/maturase, giving the protein MKDAKGHGKSIQLRLEGFLHEDKGEPENNVEAPSITSTSERGRNDDKGCSEGMLEKILSKDNMNKAYKKVKANKGAPGIDGMKVEELFGYLRQHGEELRQELLEGRYTPKSVRRKEIPKPDGGKRLLGIPTSIDRVIQQSIAQVLTPIYEKKFVDNSYGFRPLRDAKQAIRKSKEYLNKGHTWVVDIDLERYFDTVNHDKLMRIISKDVKDGRVISLIRKYLKSGVMVNGVVIETEEGTPQGGPLSPLLSNIMLHELDVELTKRGHKFCRYADDCNIYVKSEKSAYRVMESITKYIEKKLKLKVNSKKSKVVRPWDLKYLGFSFYVKEEKYEIRVHGKSIKEFKKKLKGETKRSSGRSMAYRLSRIKQIITGWTNYYGIANMKSIAGSLDGWLRRRIRMCIWKEWKKIKTRYKNLVKLGLNIYKAWEYANTRKGYWRISNSPILSRTLTNKHLKKMGLTSILETYNLKHEFC; this is encoded by the coding sequence TTGAAAGATGCGAAGGGACACGGAAAAAGCATACAACTTCGATTAGAAGGTTTCCTACATGAAGATAAGGGAGAGCCTGAAAATAATGTAGAAGCGCCTAGTATAACTTCTACGTCTGAAAGAGGAAGAAACGATGATAAGGGATGCAGTGAAGGGATGCTTGAAAAGATATTATCCAAGGATAATATGAATAAAGCATACAAGAAGGTAAAGGCCAACAAAGGAGCCCCTGGGATAGACGGGATGAAAGTAGAAGAACTCTTTGGATATCTCAGACAACACGGAGAAGAATTAAGGCAAGAGCTCCTTGAAGGAAGGTACACCCCGAAGTCGGTAAGGAGGAAAGAAATACCGAAACCGGATGGAGGGAAAAGACTACTAGGCATACCAACATCAATTGACAGAGTAATCCAGCAATCCATAGCCCAGGTGTTGACACCTATTTACGAAAAGAAATTTGTAGATAACAGTTATGGATTCAGGCCATTACGGGATGCAAAACAAGCCATACGAAAAAGCAAAGAATACCTAAACAAAGGGCATACATGGGTAGTGGACATAGACTTAGAACGCTACTTTGACACAGTCAACCATGACAAACTGATGAGGATAATATCAAAAGACGTAAAAGATGGCAGAGTGATATCCCTGATAAGGAAATACCTCAAGAGTGGGGTAATGGTAAATGGGGTAGTAATAGAAACTGAAGAAGGGACTCCACAAGGGGGACCGCTATCCCCATTACTAAGCAACATAATGCTCCACGAACTTGACGTAGAACTAACGAAAAGGGGACACAAGTTTTGCAGGTATGCAGACGATTGCAACATATACGTGAAAAGCGAGAAATCCGCATATAGGGTGATGGAAAGTATAACAAAATACATAGAGAAGAAATTAAAGCTAAAAGTGAATAGCAAGAAAAGCAAAGTAGTCAGACCTTGGGACCTCAAATACTTAGGGTTCTCCTTCTACGTGAAAGAAGAGAAGTACGAAATTAGAGTCCATGGAAAATCCATTAAAGAATTCAAAAAGAAGTTAAAAGGAGAAACGAAGAGAAGCAGTGGAAGAAGCATGGCATACAGGCTGTCAAGGATAAAACAAATAATAACAGGATGGACAAACTACTATGGAATAGCAAACATGAAATCGATAGCGGGAAGTCTTGATGGATGGCTTAGAAGGAGAATTAGGATGTGTATCTGGAAGGAATGGAAGAAAATCAAAACAAGGTATAAAAACTTAGTCAAATTAGGGTTAAACATCTACAAAGCATGGGAATATGCAAATACAAGGAAAGGCTATTGGAGAATCTCCAACAGCCCCATACTTTCAAGAACACTAACTAATAAACACCTTAAGAAAATGGGGTTAACTTCGATCCTGGAAACGTATAACCTAAAGCATGAATTCTGTTGA
- a CDS encoding SHOCT domain-containing protein, whose translation MIEAANHLPYNPQETNYTKITQEEIQREVDYWRAYKILQRMLKAGLISEEEFNKIDKLNRKTFSPMYAQLMA comes from the coding sequence ATGATAGAGGCGGCTAATCATTTACCATATAACCCGCAGGAAACGAACTATACAAAGATAACACAGGAGGAAATTCAAAGAGAGGTTGATTACTGGCGGGCGTACAAAATTCTACAGAGGATGCTTAAGGCGGGACTGATTTCAGAAGAAGAATTCAACAAAATCGACAAGTTGAACCGCAAAACTTTCTCGCCGATGTATGCACAGCTTATGGCCTAA
- a CDS encoding recombinase family protein, whose protein sequence is MRKVTRIDGNNALQAFKPKVRVAAYCRVSTDSDEQMASLEAQKDHYESYIRANPDWEFAGIYYDEGISGTKKENRTGLLRLLADCENKKIDFIITKSVSRFARNTTDCIEMVRKLTDLGVFIYFEKENINTQRMEGELVLTILGSLAENESLSIAENSKWSIRRRFQNGSYKISYPPYGYDYVDGKLFINKEQAEIIKRIFSEALAGKGTQKIADGLNLDKIPTKRGSHWTATTIRGILSNEKYTGDVLLQKTYTDENFKRHYNRGEKDQYMIKDHHEAIISHEEFEAAQEILKQRGKEKGVIKGSSKYQNRYLFSGKIKCAECGSNFKRRIHGSGNRKYIAWCCTKHIKDASSCSMKFVREDAIHQAFAVMINKLIFGHKFIIRPLLQSLKKANYSDNIAKIQELETKIKENTERVQVIMGLIAKGYLEPALFNTQKNELLKEAALLKEQKETLKREIDGGITTLVEAEKILKFATKAEKQINAFESEIFENFIEEIIVFSQEEIGFKMKCGLNLRDRLVK, encoded by the coding sequence GTGAGAAAGGTAACAAGGATTGATGGAAACAATGCTCTCCAAGCTTTCAAGCCAAAGGTGAGGGTAGCGGCTTATTGCAGGGTTTCAACAGACAGTGATGAACAAATGGCAAGCCTGGAAGCACAAAAAGACCATTATGAATCCTATATAAGAGCAAATCCTGATTGGGAGTTTGCAGGGATCTACTATGATGAAGGCATATCAGGCACAAAAAAGGAAAACCGAACTGGACTTTTGAGACTGCTTGCAGATTGTGAAAACAAGAAAATTGACTTTATTATAACCAAGTCAGTCAGCAGATTTGCCAGAAACACAACCGACTGCATTGAAATGGTGAGAAAACTTACCGATCTCGGTGTTTTCATCTATTTCGAGAAAGAGAATATAAACACACAGCGCATGGAAGGCGAATTGGTGCTGACAATTTTGGGCAGTCTTGCAGAAAACGAGTCATTATCCATTGCAGAAAATAGTAAGTGGTCTATCAGACGTAGGTTCCAAAACGGATCATACAAAATTTCGTATCCTCCCTATGGTTACGATTATGTGGATGGAAAGCTATTTATCAATAAAGAACAGGCTGAAATCATAAAGCGGATTTTTTCCGAGGCTTTGGCTGGTAAAGGCACACAGAAAATTGCAGATGGGTTAAATTTGGATAAAATCCCAACAAAGAGAGGTTCACACTGGACAGCGACCACTATCCGCGGTATCCTTAGCAATGAAAAATATACCGGGGATGTCCTTCTGCAAAAAACATATACAGATGAGAATTTTAAGCGGCATTATAATCGTGGTGAAAAGGATCAATACATGATAAAGGATCATCATGAAGCCATTATATCCCATGAGGAATTTGAAGCCGCCCAAGAGATATTAAAGCAAAGAGGAAAAGAAAAAGGTGTAATTAAGGGAAGCAGCAAATATCAAAACCGCTACCTGTTCTCAGGGAAAATCAAATGCGCAGAATGTGGCAGCAATTTTAAACGTCGAATTCATGGCAGCGGTAACCGTAAATATATTGCCTGGTGCTGCACAAAGCATATAAAGGACGCATCAAGCTGTTCCATGAAGTTTGTCAGAGAGGATGCAATTCATCAGGCCTTTGCTGTAATGATCAATAAGCTTATTTTCGGTCATAAATTCATTATAAGACCATTGCTACAAAGCTTAAAGAAAGCAAATTACTCAGATAATATAGCGAAGATTCAAGAACTGGAAACAAAAATCAAAGAAAATACAGAGCGGGTTCAGGTAATTATGGGACTTATAGCTAAGGGATACCTGGAACCCGCTCTTTTTAATACACAGAAAAATGAGCTGCTTAAAGAAGCGGCTTTATTAAAAGAACAAAAAGAAACCTTAAAACGCGAAATTGATGGAGGCATAACTACTCTTGTTGAGGCAGAAAAGATTCTTAAATTTGCAACGAAAGCTGAAAAGCAGATTAATGCATTTGAAAGTGAAATATTTGAGAATTTTATTGAAGAAATCATTGTGTTTTCTCAGGAGGAAATTGGTTTCAAAATGAAATGCGGGTTGAACTTAAGGGATAGGCTGGTGAAATAA
- a CDS encoding recombinase family protein codes for MTTRNVTVIPARKRIGNSAKAEELPKLRVAAYCRVSTDSEEQATSYEAQIEHYTNYIKSNPEWELAGIFADEGITGTNTKKREEFNRMIEECMQGKIDMIITKSISRFARNTLDCLKYIRQLKEKNIPVYFEKENINTLDSKGEILLTIMASLAQQESQSLSQNVKLGIQYRYQQGKIHINHNRFLGYTKDKDGNLVIVPEEAEIVKRIYREYLEGSSMLQIARGLEADGILTGAGNPRWHTSTINKILRNEKYIGDALLQKTYTVDFLSKKRVANNGIVPQYYVENSHEPIIPREIFMQVQEQLVKRRCVHISKNGKKRNYSNNHPLSQMVFCGKCHEIFRRVHWNNRGKKSIVWRCVSRLENTGLFCTASTILEDTLKEKIVDAINVAVSGKNSFLAILKKNIETVLSEDLDESTADIDKRLEELQTELIQKANSKEAYDNIVNEIYRLRDLRQETLSRNALRQDKRDRIAEMTDFLNMQTGGITEFDDKLVRKLIEKATVYNDRLVVEFKSGLEIEVNL; via the coding sequence ATGACAACCAGGAATGTTACGGTAATTCCTGCCCGTAAGCGAATCGGGAATAGTGCAAAGGCCGAGGAATTGCCTAAGCTTCGGGTAGCAGCTTACTGCCGTGTTTCTACGGACAGCGAGGAGCAGGCAACCAGTTATGAAGCGCAAATTGAGCACTACACAAACTACATCAAAAGCAATCCAGAATGGGAGTTAGCCGGTATATTTGCAGATGAAGGTATTACCGGAACCAACACAAAAAAGCGTGAAGAATTTAACCGGATGATAGAAGAATGTATGCAGGGCAAAATCGATATGATAATTACGAAATCTATCAGCCGGTTTGCAAGAAATACGCTGGACTGCCTAAAGTACATAAGGCAGCTTAAAGAAAAAAATATTCCGGTTTACTTTGAAAAGGAAAATATAAACACATTGGATTCCAAAGGAGAAATCCTGTTGACCATTATGGCATCTTTGGCACAGCAAGAAAGCCAATCGTTAAGCCAGAATGTAAAACTGGGTATTCAATACCGATATCAGCAAGGAAAAATCCATATCAATCACAACCGGTTTCTTGGCTATACAAAGGATAAGGATGGCAATTTAGTTATCGTACCTGAAGAAGCTGAGATCGTCAAACGCATTTACAGAGAATATCTTGAAGGTTCCAGTATGCTACAGATAGCTAGGGGTTTGGAGGCTGACGGAATTCTGACGGGTGCAGGCAATCCCAGATGGCATACCAGCACCATCAATAAGATTTTGAGAAATGAAAAATATATCGGTGATGCGCTATTGCAGAAAACTTATACGGTAGATTTTTTATCAAAGAAAAGGGTGGCCAATAACGGTATAGTTCCTCAATACTATGTAGAAAACAGCCATGAGCCCATAATTCCGCGTGAAATTTTTATGCAGGTTCAGGAACAGCTTGTCAAAAGAAGATGTGTGCATATAAGTAAGAACGGAAAGAAGAGAAACTACAGCAATAATCATCCCTTATCCCAAATGGTGTTCTGCGGCAAGTGTCATGAAATATTCCGCAGGGTTCATTGGAATAACCGAGGAAAGAAATCAATCGTATGGAGATGCGTCAGCAGATTGGAAAACACCGGTTTGTTTTGTACCGCTTCCACTATACTTGAAGATACGCTTAAAGAGAAAATTGTAGATGCCATCAATGTAGCGGTCAGCGGAAAAAACTCTTTTCTGGCCATACTGAAGAAGAATATTGAAACCGTATTAAGCGAGGATTTGGATGAGAGTACGGCAGATATTGATAAAAGGCTGGAAGAACTCCAAACCGAGTTGATCCAAAAGGCAAATTCAAAGGAAGCATATGATAATATTGTCAATGAGATTTACCGCTTACGGGACTTAAGGCAAGAAACCCTTTCAAGAAACGCTCTCCGTCAAGATAAGCGGGATCGGATCGCTGAGATGACGGACTTCCTTAATATGCAAACCGGTGGTATTACGGAATTTGATGATAAACTGGTTAGAAAACTAATTGAAAAGGCAACTGTATATAATGACAGGCTAGTGGTAGAGTTTAAGTCAGGGTTAGAAATAGAAGTAAACCTATAA
- a CDS encoding ArsR/SmtB family transcription factor: protein MAKKIQPIERCDCDVIHEEIVNKVREKMPQEETLYDLAELFKVFGDSTRIKILWALDESEMCVCDIAFLLNMTQSAISHQLRVLKQAELVKSRREGKIVFYSLEDEHVKQIFDQGLIHISEESK, encoded by the coding sequence ATGGCAAAAAAAATTCAACCAATTGAAAGATGCGACTGTGATGTAATACATGAGGAAATTGTAAATAAAGTGCGAGAAAAAATGCCTCAAGAAGAAACTCTATATGATCTAGCAGAACTATTTAAAGTTTTTGGAGATTCAACAAGAATTAAGATACTCTGGGCATTAGATGAATCAGAGATGTGCGTTTGCGATATTGCATTCTTATTAAATATGACCCAATCAGCAATTTCACATCAGCTAAGAGTCTTAAAGCAGGCTGAACTAGTAAAGAGCAGAAGAGAAGGAAAGATTGTATTCTACTCTCTTGAAGATGAACATGTAAAGCAAATATTTGACCAGGGATTAATTCATATTTCAGAAGAAAGTAAGTAA